From the Flavobacteriales bacterium genome, one window contains:
- a CDS encoding DUF4290 domain-containing protein, which produces MEYNSVRSRLIIPEYGRHFQKLVEHAISIKDDEERAKLATAIVDKMGQLNPHLKDADDYKHKLWDHLHIIADYKLEVESPFLKPNPKDVKKYERLAYSKNNIKYKHYGRAIESLIAAAIKYEDGEEKDALVASICNQMKKFFVTWNRNTVNDELIFKQLGLLSDDKLKPSKNLVLMDTSSLVNPNVRPPQRKNKGKNQGRYKYSRKK; this is translated from the coding sequence ATGGAATACAATTCAGTAAGATCAAGATTAATTATACCAGAGTATGGAAGACATTTCCAGAAATTGGTAGAACATGCCATCAGCATAAAAGATGATGAAGAAAGGGCAAAATTAGCAACAGCGATTGTAGATAAGATGGGACAACTGAACCCACATTTAAAAGATGCTGATGACTACAAACATAAATTATGGGACCACCTACACATCATAGCTGATTACAAACTTGAAGTTGAATCTCCTTTTCTAAAGCCAAATCCTAAAGATGTTAAGAAATATGAGCGTCTAGCTTATTCTAAAAACAACATCAAATACAAACATTACGGAAGGGCCATTGAATCACTTATAGCAGCTGCTATTAAGTATGAGGATGGTGAAGAAAAAGATGCGTTGGTTGCATCTATTTGTAATCAAATGAAAAAGTTCTTTGTAACGTGGAATAGAAATACTGTCAATGACGAGTTGATATTCAAGCAATTGGGCCTTTTGTCTGATGATAAATTAAAACCTAGCAAAAATTTAGTTTTAATGGACACTAGCTCTTTAGTGAATCCGAATGTCAGACCCCCACAAAGAAAGAATAAAGGAAAGAACCAAGGTCGTTATAAGTACAGCCGAAAGAAATAA